The following is a genomic window from Aphis gossypii isolate Hap1 chromosome X, ASM2018417v2, whole genome shotgun sequence.
CGTTCTCTACccattttaaatctttttttagaTGTCCGTTGATCACTGTTAACATCATCATCAAAATCACTTAATTCACTGtccattatgaataattaaaaaataaacacaagaACGTCAAGAACTAACTGCCGATTATAGCGAGAACAGAGAAATAATGACGAAAATgtgaaaactaataataataatgctatctcgcaatattatcgtatattgtgtattatacgaAACGCGTTACTGGGAAATACGCcatgttacaataattttgttattattataaataacaaaattatcaagaatacgtcatattattattgcagtaGGTACAGTAGAAaggaaaaagataaaataaaataatatatttcggaACTGGACTTCAATCTGTTTTCCCCACAACCGCACGGACTAAAATCTTTTTTCACCAGTATACCTAATCTTTTCCATTTAATAACTATGGACTGAAAGATTTTTTCACTGAATCGATTTCAACTGTCGATATTACTCCATATTTGATATCGAATCAAaccataaaatcaaaatcgaaaaaaatggACTAATACCGTTTTTCCCCTGCACCCTTCGTATGGAATCTGTTCCTATTCCTGAaaccaatgataataataattataattattaaacaaataaattataaattaacaaaaaaattaattcattaatttaaaacaaaaatgcatgtaaattattaaaactgagAAGTAGTattagttaaaagttaaaaaaccaGTAAGCAGTCTTCTTCTTCTGTAGGTGTCTGGCTCGGAATGAAATAAACGACTCCGAGTCCGTCGGGCTGGCCCGGATCCGGCCGAATGAGGCGGTGGCCGCGCGTTCAGCCGACCAACCGCTCACCATATCCTCCGGTCCATCCCCGGAGAGCCTCCTGGCTTCTCGGAGGAGCTGCCCGGCCATGGCCCGTAGCTTCTCCACGTGGGCGGCGATCATGCCACGGGATGGCCGGTTGTTGCGGTTCGGTGGCGGGTTATTTGCGCGTTCTGCCATCTAAAACAAGGTATGATTAGTTAGTGTTCTCTGACGGTCCTACAGCTCGCTTCATCGCTGAGACATGTAACTTAGTAGGGTGTTTACCCTCCGTCAGGAACACTCCGGTTCCTAGTGGTTTACCCAACTTAACCGGACCTAACCATTTCGAGGCGAACCCCGCGTGAAACCGCTTCTCCGCACTTGACTACGGATGCGCTTTGTAGTATACCCAATCCCCTATTGCCAGGCGCCTGACAATGGCTGCACTGGAAGTGTCTGTATCAGTGCGCGCGTTGCTCCAGTGCCTAATTCTCCCTGCGAAGGCGCCATACCCTGCTTGTCCAATGGCGCTACGCCACCTACCAAAGCCTCGTTTCTCAGCGGGGGTCCAACGTCGTCTCTGTTCCACTTCTCGCGTCCCTGGTCGTCCTGGCGTGGTCGTGATAACTCCTCTATCTTTGCTGTGAGCTCCATGATTTTTGCCGTTAGCTTGCCATCTAACGTGTTCTCTACTATCGCTCTCCCGCCTGGTGGATGGTCCTTTGAGGCAAGTTCGTGAAAATGGGCAGCATCCAAGCCCCTGGGTGCATCTAGTATGCGGATGTTGAAGGAGTTACCGACGGGTGAGTCTAGTGTTCCTCGGTACAACACCGTATTGTCGGAGAATGTTACCAATACTATCGTCATCGCTGCTGTCCTCCCAATTGTAAGTGTCTTAAGCACGTTGTTGGGAAAATCTTTAATCAAGGACTGTATTCCCCAACCCCATGCTGCTTCCGTAGGCGGTGACATGTCACGTTCCGTCCAACCTATCATGCCTGCCAGTATGCCTCCGTATGTCGTATCCACTGCCCAGCTGTGTAGCCGCCCACTTCGTTATTAGCTGGGTGGGATTTATACGTGATCTCCCAGTCCGCTGTTTGTAAGTTGAGCCTATCCATAACAAACTCCAGCAGCATGGCGTCAACCCCTTGGCCTAATTGCAACCAGAAATTCTGTGACCACCTATTTACCGTGGTGTCCATATCATACCCTATACAGGTCATAGACACACTACCCCACTCTGTATTGGAGTTCGTCCGCCACATTCCCGAGCATGTTCTCACCCCGGTCAACGTGGCCCCTCCTGCTGGTATCTTTGCATTGACTGTCCAGCTCCACTGGACGGTTGATGTTATAAGAGTAGTCGCCAACCAATGCATTGATGTCCCTGGCGGTGATGTGTGTCCCCCGATTAGGGCGGGCCAGAATGCATGTTAGCAGGGTCGTCCCTGGGGAACGCTATTGTGTCAGTAACCCCTACTGATCTCTTCATATTCTCGCAGGCCATTCTGAGGAACCTAGCTCGATTAAGCCTATCATGTGCCCCTGATTCCATTCTAGCTACGCACGAAACATAGTTCTCGACGTTATGGACATCATACACCCCATAACCTGTACCCACGGCTATCTCTGCCATGTTAGACCAACACCCTATCATTAGTACAGGGTTTCTCCTCGCCCTACCCCTCGTGGTGGGTCTCATATCCATGGCTGTTACCGTGAACTCACCGCCATAGTCATTATAGCTGTCGGGGGCTAGCCCCGGCATGGGTACCATATTACACGCCTCCAATATGTCAGATGGTGCTCCTGTGTTGAACCTGGGCGCATTCCGGTCTGCCCTATTACCTTCTACACGTTGGTGGAACCGGGGGATAAGAGCCGTAACGAGTGTATCTATCTCTAACCAATTGAATCCGGTCGAGAAGTAAGGGCGTGCGTGATCTGAGAACTGTGCTCTCAGGTTCCTGGGCGACGATAGTACCCTCTCTAGTATATCTGTTATATGCATGTCCATATCTACAATAGGTGGGCCTTCGCTTTCCTTCAACTATTTGGGATCAGTCACCTTTGTTCTCAACCTTCACTTTTCTCGACTTTTGAATTTGTACTCAACTAAGTAACtgaatttagtaaatttattgaaacttaCTAAATggctaaaatttatttaaatgcccAGCTTTATTAACTACATACTTTATTCACCtggattatcatttatatggCTTTCTGATAAATAAACAACTGAATCATTCAATGGTGATAGTTCTTCAGTTGTGAATTCAATTCCATCaccatcataaatattttggatcTCATAAATTTGAGGATCTATGCgtgtttgaattatttcattGACTTCAGGGGTGATGTCTAAGTATGAAGTCGTTTCAGGGCCACCGCCAGTCAACATACGTGCTTGCCTTTCAATTACAAACCCTTGCCTACTTTTACTCTTTTCACCTTCCCAAAACCGACGTAGACATTTAGTATCtctctattttaaaaattaaacaataatggcttataaaagttaaaactatacaatCATATTTGTCAGTAGTCAGTAAGGTACTTACCTTATTTACACTTTGGTTTGAATTAAAACTCAAAGTAATTCTTTCCCAcgcatcatttttttctttgttattgaatttatcGGTTTTTTTACACTCATCtatatgtttttctttaaaaatacaatataggaTAATGGCTTTCTCTTCCTCGGTTATATTAGGAGCACGTAAGCGTTTCATTTTATCATCCGACATTATAAAACGATTGTCCCTTTCACACGTCAACACTTAAGTACTTAACACCAAAAGTCAAAGCTCAAAAGCTAAAAGATGAAAAGAccacgatttaaaaatttgtaatagtGGTAGTTGGTACCTACGTagagtattaatttaaatacacttttgtttttgttattatcagTATAATGTTTACTGATAACACTGGTATGAACATATCGGTATAtctaaaaacgatttttgtttttataaaacttcccattaaaatgaaacacataaatattggCTGTGCAAGAATAAAATTTAGGCATCTTATAAGTTCCTTATGtatgacataaataatttatgagttaCATTGTTATATGACACATAAGCTATATTATGTTGCCCATAATATCAGGAATATGAATACCGgcataagaataataaatatttcacctTTTCCACTGAcatttacaaacattaaataaactaaatactcTTATGCCCGTATGCATAGTCCTGTTGTTATGTGTCACATATAATTGCTTATATGACCAATAGCTAAGTGGCCcataatacttttatgtaacccttaactatttttatgtacctcaAAAATTGTTTCTTGCATAAACgatatttatgtattctatAGTTATGTAAAAGTTTATGTGATAATAACTATTGTTATCAGTGTGACTAAGTTCATATTAGTGAAAATTGGTGAGATAACGAaaagtaacattttaaaattggaaGTGACTATTTTCACGTCCGACGTGAAATCATGTATTTTCACGTCCTGTTCTCTGATTGGTCATGATACTGATAAGTAAACGtactgataataatgataatgtggcctccattatttgaatatttattatttttagaattaattttaggtaagaaaatatattatattgtaaggtaagacattttttaataccacatttttacattttattaagcatgaatatctataaatttgtcataatataaaaaaacagtataaaattattaattaggtaggtaataaaattgaatgtgtgaaatctttattgtttttcattaattttgtaagtGTTGCAAAACcacaattttgatttaaaatgttggttTATACCAACACATTCAAAGTGTGACCACTCTAAACACCTATTACAACATATAGATTTTGTTATTGGATCCTTCAAACATATTGCTCAGTTCCAAGTAGCTgactgtttttttaatttgacgaTTTGTTGGATAGCAAGCCAACTTCCGTCTGTGAAGTAACACCTAACTTAAATCTATTGCTACCaattcatcaataattttattagaaattttgtCTGGAatcatttcaatataattttcattgattaatattttgtcatgtaCTGCTGTTCTGGCTACATCTTcatttacaaaacattttaaaatttaaaattgcctTATGTTAATTGACAGTTTTTCAAATGGAATTAATTTAGATtgaagttttcttttttttggaACTCCAATCACAGTTTTATCTTTTCCTGAATTTcacaatagttataataatttctcattaaaataaatcagtataaaac
Proteins encoded in this region:
- the LOC126552398 gene encoding myb/SANT-like DNA-binding domain-containing protein 3 produces the protein MSDDKMKRLRAPNITEEEKAIILYCIFKEKHIDECKKTDKFNNKEKNDAWERITLSFNSNQSVNKRDTKCLRRFWEGEKSKSRQGFVIERQARMLTGGGPETTSYLDITPEVNEIIQTRIDPQIYEIQNIYDGDGIEFTTEELSPLNDSVVYLSESHINDNPGE